TCGCTCTCGCATGTCTCGCCGCGCATTTCTCCGAGGCTGCGGTGGCGACTGGTAGGGAACGCCGTGCCCGTACCTGTAGCACAGTGGGTTGGTGAGAGACTCCGCGAGCCGGGCACTCCGTTGGAGCTAAAGCGCCATTTGTTGCGTTCTGGTGATTCTTGGCCGACTGCCGCGTGGGGTAACTCGCGCGAGCGTTGGGTCGTCGAGATCTCGAAGTGGCCGTTTCGGCGCAGGTGGCATGCTCTATCGGAGCGATATGGTGATCGCGGTGAACGCCTGATGGACCGACCGAGGCTTTCCCATCGAGCGGCCAGCGGCTTCTATCGGCGGATTCGACGTAGCTCGCTACGTACCGATGAGAGATTCGTGCCTTCGCTTGGTCGCTATGTCGCGAGTGTGGAAAGTGAGTGAAGGTCGGAGGAAGTGGTGCCACGCACTCAAGCGAAGAGTCCAGCGGCTTCATCTGCAGCAGCCCGTCGTCGCATGCAGGCGAACCGATCGCGGGACACTCAGCCGGAACTTCTCATTCGCTCCACGCTCCACCGGCGAGGCCTCAGATTCCGCGTCGATCGGCAGCCCGTCGAAGGCGTGCGCCGTCGTGCCGATCTAGTCTTTCCACGAGCTCACATCGCTGTGTTCATCGATGGTTGCTTCTGGCACGGCTGCCCGGAGCATGGGACTTGGCCAAAGTCAAACGCCACGTTCTGGCGCGAGAAGATCAAAACGAATCAGCGGCGAGATGCGGACACGGATAGGCGTCTGCGAAAGGCGGGTTGGGAGGTCATTCGTATCTGGGAGCACGAAGAGCCGTCCAAAGCCGCCGATAGGATCGAACGTCGCGTCCGGAGAGTCATGGCATCCGGGTAGTCACTCGACCGATCAGGCTGAGTCCCCAAGCCGTCGAATAACCTTGGTCTCGATGAGCCGCACGAAACGGTCCGCGAGCCACTGTGGGTGAGGGCCGTCACGGACGATGATTCCCACCTCGATGTTTCGTTCGAGAGCCGCGCCGGAGAGATTGGCGCTCGTCACGAACATGGCCCGCCCATCCACGACGATCGCCTTCGCGTGCATGAGGCCGGGATTGCCATTCGAGTCGACGTCGCGCTTGTCGATGGGCCAATGATAGAGGGTCGCAGCTTGTCGGACGGTCTCGTCGAATGCCTCGAACCCGTTGTATCGAAGCGCGCCCCCGCAATCCTGTGTCCGTTCCAAGAGGAAGTTCAGCCGGACGCCGCGATCAAGGGCCGAAGCGAGCGACTCTTGAATCCGGGCCACTGAGCCCACCGAGAAGGACGCCATCCATATCTCTTCGGATGCCTCATCGATGAGATCGACCCAGGCCCTGTCGGTGCGACGAAACGTCGACTGAGCCTGGCTAGGGCCAGACCACACGAGCTCGACTGTCTGCTGTTCTAGTGCTTGCGCCCTGGAGAGACCAGCTGCTTCGATCGCAGAGGCGAGGATTCCGAAGTCGATCGAGCCACCATCGCGACGTGCTAGCTCTATGACTCGTCGACCGGCTCCCCTAAACCCATCAGGAAGAAGCTCGACAACCGAGTCGAGGACTTCGTGTTCCGCCGTGCCTTGGCGTCGTAGGGCGAGGATGAAGCCGTCCAAGTGATCTCTTGGAGCGGCCGAGAGGTGCGAGATTGCGGTTGCGAGCTCGCGTGACATCACTAGTCCAATGCTGACTCGAAGAACGGGCGAATACCAGCCCCGATCGTCTCGACGAGAAGCGAACGATCCAAGTACTTGTTGCCGCGCTCGCAGGACGTCTCGGACACGAAGCTGCAGGCATGGCAAGCTGCGCCATGAAGATCGCGGCCTTCTCGATCCGGTTCGTGTTCGGAGCACAGCGGATCGGACGAGCACAGTCGCGCTCTCTCCAGAGCTTGCGACAGGTGCCGAACGAATAGCTCTGGGCGGGAGAGGTTCACAAGTCCTCCGAGGGTTCCCTCGCTATCTGCTGCGGCAGTCATCAGAAGGACACCGCACATCGGTTCGTGCTCACCGATGGCAGGCGAGGCATAGATGCGCTCCTGAATGCTCGCTGCAGAGTATCCACACTCGATCGCGAACTGGCGAATGAGGGTGTGTGACAGGGAATGGACGAGTGAGTATCGAGCGACATCGAATCCGTCATCAGCGGGGTCGATTCCGCGAGTCGATCGGAATGCGATGTGGCTGGCACGGAGTGCCGACTCGCGAGCGGTGACGGTCGGATCCTGGCGCCACTTCGCAAGTGCCGACTCCTTGAGCCGGATGAAGATGCCCTCGCCGCGCACTTCGAAGGCAGGTATCCAATCGGGCGGGTTCCTGCCGAGGCGAACTCGTTGGACGTCGGGAATCTCAGACAAGTCTGCGTAGTCCCCCGGCGAGTCGATTCGCGTAAACCCCGTGAGGGCTTTGACGACTCGAAGACGTTCGACCGCCACGATTTCTTCGATCCAGGTGGAGAAGGCGGTTGGAACGGTGCGGCGTTTGAGCTCGAAGTCGCCCGTGCGCGGAGCGTTATCCGGATCAGTGAGCAGATTCCACTCTTCTCGCTTGAGTTCGTGAGTGCTCTGTGGCTGTACGCCGCCAGCGCCGCTTCGTTTCGATTCCACCGCGTTCCATATGTCGGCATCGGAGAATTGCGAGAAGGCTTGCAGCTGTCCGACTCTGCGAAGGACTGCAAGCTCGGACTCATTGTGGATGTTTTGCAGCATTGACCAGTGGGCGTCGATCAGGGTGGACAAACGACCCGTGGACGACGGGATCGACAAGGCCGACACGATCATCGGAAACCACTGGTTCGATGCTCCAAGGAGCATCGCACGCGGTTCTCCATTGTCGCAGGTGTCGTCTGCAGCAACACGCCCAAGATGCGGATGCTGCCGGGGGCAGTCACCGAGATTGACTGGGCCTTCTTCACCAAAGGCCTGGGTCATCGGCCGGGACGCATTGCATTGGTCACAGCGAAGCCAGAGGTCGGCCACCTCGCTCGAAACGCCTCGCTCCTGCAGGCGATATGGCCCACAGGGAGAGCTTCGTCCGCCGCAACCCTGAGACGATGTCTGGATGTAGCGTTTCCAGGGAAAGTCGGAGATGTGTCCGTTGCGGCACGCGAACACGAATCGGACGGGATTGACCGGCGGCGATGTGCCCGACGCCTTGGAGCAGTTCTCATGCACGTAGTGAGTCTCATCCGGTCGTCGGGGGTTCGATCGCAGCTTGAACACGCCGAAGTCGAGAGGCGCCAGGAGTTCGCATCGGGGGCAGCGAGCCCAGTGCGGGAACGTCCGCACTGGGATCCCGTGTGGCTGCAGATCGTCTCCTGAGTCATCGCTGGTAACCGGAGGTCCGGTCAGCTGCTTCAGCTGCGGCCCGACGAACGTGCGAACGAGGGCGAGCAATCGTTCCTCGTCGATTGCATTAGCTGGACTCGTCGGATCCCAATCGGGCTGAGCCCAGTCCTCGAGCCCAAGCACCGTCGCCGTGAAGTGTGGAAGATCGACGGAACTGCCGATCCCGAAGGTATGCACGGCCTGGCTACGTCGGAGATCTCCAACTGGCTGTCTCATGGAAGTCTCCTTCAACCGTGTGGGCGAGTGGCATCCTCGATGAGGATCAAACGAGAGCTCGGTTCGACATCACGCAACGAGTTCAAGCAGGTGAACGGCTGCCAATCCTGTTCTTCCGGCGCTCGGAGCAGTGGAACCGAGACGTCGTCTCGGCCACGCCGTCGGTACACGAGCGTTGGCGTGTTGCTGGCCTGGCTCGCCCATTCGTGAGCCAGATTGCCAAGGCGTGCCTTCACCACTTCGGCGAGGGCTGCATCTTCGATGTTCTCGACCCTCCTGCGGATCGCCTGGATCGCCGTCTCGGCAAAGCCAGGCAGCCCATCAACCTCGCGTGCGGCCAGGTTCGGATTGAGCTGTTGCTCGCCATGTCGGACGAGAGTGACAAGCAATGCCGCTAGGCCGCGGTCGATGGCTCGCGCAGCAAACGGGGTGACCGAGAGTGCCTCGACGTGCTGGTAGAACGTGGCGTGGTAGTGCCGAAATCGCTCATAGTGCGACAAGTCGCGAGGACGGGCCCAGTTGTATACGGTACAGACGAGACCGGGATGTCTGCGGCCAACACGGCTCGTAGCTTGGATGTACTCCGATGTCGCCTTCGGTTGGCCGCCGACCACCATCAGACCCAATCGGTCGATGTCTACACCGACGGAGATCATGCTGGTCGCCAGCATGACGTCAATCGGACGCGGAATCGGCTCGAGCCCCTCCTTAGCGTTCTTCTCACGAAGACGATCTCGCTCTTGAGAGAACTTCGTCTCGAGTCGATCGAGGATGAACGGTATGTCGGCGGAGTGCTTGCGTGAGGTGAGCTCTTCGATCTTGTGGAGTATGCGCCGCGACAGCCCGCGACGATCCATGTGGCGGAGTCGATTCCGCACATCCTCGTCGATCATCCGACGCATGCCACCGAGCTCACGGAGGGAATTGAAGTACCCCACGGCCGTAAGCCATGCATCTGCATCCGTGTCGTACTTCTCGTAGAGGTGAGCACCAGCCGAGAGGAAGGCAACGAACGTGCGGATCAAGGAGGCCTTGAGGCTGCGTCCGGGCGCACAGATACCGATGTACTGTCGTCCCGGCAGCTCTGACACCTCTCGACGCTTCGAGAAGAAGTTCCCTGAGGCGTCGATACCCGGTGGAGGAAAGACACTGAGCCGGCGACAGAACAGCTCGTGAACCTGCTGTTTTGCATTGCGGACCGTTGCCGTAGAGGCCACGACTTTGGGGCGCACTCGCTGACCATCGACCTCCCATGAGCAGAGTTCGTCGATTGCCGTCTCGTAGAGGCCCACCATGCTGCCGAGAGGACCGCTGATGAGGTGCAGTTCGTCTTGGATGATGAGATCCGGTGGGCGAAGCTCGGCGTGTGGAACGGAGTTCGTTGCGGGAAGCGGGCCTCGACGATTGTGCCGGTCCTTGTCATCGGTATCCGGCGATCGGTACCCGTGACGCGGACAGAACTTGTCCACGCGCCCGAAGAGCATCTCGGTCAGTCCGTTCCAGGGCATCTGAGCGAACTTGTCGACTGTCGCAATGAGGAGCGATGGCAGACGACGATAGATCTCCTCATCGACGACGAGAACGGGAAGTCCTTCGGGCGCATGTCGCTTGGCGAATGAGCAATCGGGATCATCGCAGAACGTGAACGTACTGCCTCGTCCGCCAGCGACGGTCTCGACCTCGAGGTTTCGTGGTCGTAGCTCCGTCCCGCACCATGGGCAGTTCGTGAGCTGACGAGGCGAGCCCTTGCCGGCCACTGAGAAACGGTCGCCCTGTCGAAGGGCGTCAACGACGGACTTGCTGTCCTTCGTCCAGTTTGGCGTCGATTTGGCCCCGACCCATAGGCCGATCGAGAACGGTTGATCGGCAGTCCCCCAGCGGGTATCTCCTTCTTCGACTGTCCGGCGGCGGATCATCTCCATCGCGCAGAGCAACGCCGTAGCTCTCTGGAACTGCTGAAGCGTGAGCAGTCGGAGTGTGTACCGCATCAAGACGGTGACACCCGCGTGCCCCGCCCGTCCCTCGATCGTGCCTTGCAGTCGCCGGAGCCCCATGGCGTAGGCCGCGAGCCCAAGGTATGCCTCGGTCTTGCCGCCACCCGTCGGGAACCAGAGCAAGTCGGCGATGGCATCGGTCGGATGGCTCCGATCGGGGTGGTGGAGATCCGAAAGACTCTCCAGATTCAGGAGGATGAAGGCGAGCTGAAATGGACGCCAACTCTTGTTCCGCGGATCGGCATCGATCTGTTCGAGCGTCGCACAGTCATCAGGGTTGCGGCGCCGCCCAAGCGAGTAGATCGAATGAACCCGCTGCTGCCACATGGCTTCGTTGGCGAATCTGAAGGCATCGGCGGCCTGCGCATCGTCACGGAGCAAGTCGATGCCACGGCGGATCCTCGCGCTTGTCGCCTGGCAGTGCTGAACTGCTCTGGTGGCGACATCCTGATACTCCTGCAGCCCTTCTGATGGATCCGCGATCTGTGCTTGTAGACGAGCTATCCACTGGTCATATGCATCAACGAGAGGTGTCAACAAGCCGAGAAGCTGGTTGGCATCCGACTTCGCGAGCGTGTCCATGCGAAGCTCGAGCGTCGCGAGCCCTTCGTGCCCAGGGTCTTCTGGTGTGGGGGGCGTCTGTTGACGCACTTCGTACGATGGAATCGCCACTGTCCGAACGTCCAGGGCGCGACTCGGGTCGTTGTCGTCGACTGTCCAGTCAACTGCAATCCCATGGCCGACAGCAAACTCTTGCTCATGCCGAAAGAGCATCTCTAGCTCGCGTTCCTCGCGACGCAAGTCGTCGTCAGGATCGCCTGGGCCGCGGTGTCGAGTTCGACGTCGGAATGCTGATGTGCCATCTGGCGCAGTCACTCTCAAGTCGACCTGGAACAGCCAGAATCGATCCTTGAGCTGTGTCTCCTTCTCGACCTCCTGACGATTCACGAGGAACAGCGTGACGGTGCGCTCGCCACTACCCTCCCGGACGAGTCCCCTGACGATGACATCCGGCTCCGACGCATCTGCAACGGTGGGGCCGACGGGACCAGGCGTGACATCGATCGTCACGAGACCGCCCTTGGGCTCGCGCCTCCAAACTCGCTTTGGCGAACCGTCGTCCTTAACGATCGTCTCGCTCTCGACTCT
The sequence above is a segment of the Phycisphaerales bacterium genome. Coding sequences within it:
- the drmC gene encoding DISARM system phospholipase D-like protein DrmC; amino-acid sequence: MSRELATAISHLSAAPRDHLDGFILALRRQGTAEHEVLDSVVELLPDGFRGAGRRVIELARRDGGSIDFGILASAIEAAGLSRAQALEQQTVELVWSGPSQAQSTFRRTDRAWVDLIDEASEEIWMASFSVGSVARIQESLASALDRGVRLNFLLERTQDCGGALRYNGFEAFDETVRQAATLYHWPIDKRDVDSNGNPGLMHAKAIVVDGRAMFVTSANLSGAALERNIEVGIIVRDGPHPQWLADRFVRLIETKVIRRLGDSA
- a CDS encoding DUF1998 domain-containing protein, encoding MRQPVGDLRRSQAVHTFGIGSSVDLPHFTATVLGLEDWAQPDWDPTSPANAIDEERLLALVRTFVGPQLKQLTGPPVTSDDSGDDLQPHGIPVRTFPHWARCPRCELLAPLDFGVFKLRSNPRRPDETHYVHENCSKASGTSPPVNPVRFVFACRNGHISDFPWKRYIQTSSQGCGGRSSPCGPYRLQERGVSSEVADLWLRCDQCNASRPMTQAFGEEGPVNLGDCPRQHPHLGRVAADDTCDNGEPRAMLLGASNQWFPMIVSALSIPSSTGRLSTLIDAHWSMLQNIHNESELAVLRRVGQLQAFSQFSDADIWNAVESKRSGAGGVQPQSTHELKREEWNLLTDPDNAPRTGDFELKRRTVPTAFSTWIEEIVAVERLRVVKALTGFTRIDSPGDYADLSEIPDVQRVRLGRNPPDWIPAFEVRGEGIFIRLKESALAKWRQDPTVTARESALRASHIAFRSTRGIDPADDGFDVARYSLVHSLSHTLIRQFAIECGYSAASIQERIYASPAIGEHEPMCGVLLMTAAADSEGTLGGLVNLSRPELFVRHLSQALERARLCSSDPLCSEHEPDREGRDLHGAACHACSFVSETSCERGNKYLDRSLLVETIGAGIRPFFESALD
- the drmA gene encoding DISARM system helicase DrmA; the protein is MDRTDMIDSATPDTVPTPPEIRAELHDLIQAELLGPKDGNHEELDESRVIDRYLVGMLAPRKHVVGQERDESFEESGAPTTSDDGSADPVPNRGDSLLPSSIGLTFVVDESVEQLEVHASWGKYDRVESETIVKDDGSPKRVWRREPKGGLVTIDVTPGPVGPTVADASEPDVIVRGLVREGSGERTVTLFLVNRQEVEKETQLKDRFWLFQVDLRVTAPDGTSAFRRRTRHRGPGDPDDDLRREERELEMLFRHEQEFAVGHGIAVDWTVDDNDPSRALDVRTVAIPSYEVRQQTPPTPEDPGHEGLATLELRMDTLAKSDANQLLGLLTPLVDAYDQWIARLQAQIADPSEGLQEYQDVATRAVQHCQATSARIRRGIDLLRDDAQAADAFRFANEAMWQQRVHSIYSLGRRRNPDDCATLEQIDADPRNKSWRPFQLAFILLNLESLSDLHHPDRSHPTDAIADLLWFPTGGGKTEAYLGLAAYAMGLRRLQGTIEGRAGHAGVTVLMRYTLRLLTLQQFQRATALLCAMEMIRRRTVEEGDTRWGTADQPFSIGLWVGAKSTPNWTKDSKSVVDALRQGDRFSVAGKGSPRQLTNCPWCGTELRPRNLEVETVAGGRGSTFTFCDDPDCSFAKRHAPEGLPVLVVDEEIYRRLPSLLIATVDKFAQMPWNGLTEMLFGRVDKFCPRHGYRSPDTDDKDRHNRRGPLPATNSVPHAELRPPDLIIQDELHLISGPLGSMVGLYETAIDELCSWEVDGQRVRPKVVASTATVRNAKQQVHELFCRRLSVFPPPGIDASGNFFSKRREVSELPGRQYIGICAPGRSLKASLIRTFVAFLSAGAHLYEKYDTDADAWLTAVGYFNSLRELGGMRRMIDEDVRNRLRHMDRRGLSRRILHKIEELTSRKHSADIPFILDRLETKFSQERDRLREKNAKEGLEPIPRPIDVMLATSMISVGVDIDRLGLMVVGGQPKATSEYIQATSRVGRRHPGLVCTVYNWARPRDLSHYERFRHYHATFYQHVEALSVTPFAARAIDRGLAALLVTLVRHGEQQLNPNLAAREVDGLPGFAETAIQAIRRRVENIEDAALAEVVKARLGNLAHEWASQASNTPTLVYRRRGRDDVSVPLLRAPEEQDWQPFTCLNSLRDVEPSSRLILIEDATRPHG